One genomic segment of Trichoplusia ni isolate ovarian cell line Hi5 chromosome 5, tn1, whole genome shotgun sequence includes these proteins:
- the LOC113494511 gene encoding protein obstructor-E-like isoform X2 — translation MNSRCLIVLAAALGVAVGQESFKCPDDFGFYPHHVSCDKYWKCDNGVAELKTCGNGLAFDATDSKYLTENCDYLHNVECGERTQLEPPISTPHCQRLYGIFADEAKCDVFWNCWNGEASRYQCSPGLAYDRESRVCMWADQVPECRNEEVANGFSCPAPGEVSNAGSFSRHAHPEDCRKYYICLEGVAREYGCPIGTVFKIGDADGTGNCEDPEDVPGCEDYYGDVDLKALKKLGF, via the exons ATGAATTCACGGTGTTTAATAGTGCTAGCAGCCGCCCTCGGCGTGG CGGTCGGACAGGAGTCCTTCAAATGTCCCGATGACTTCGGCTTCTACCCCCACCATGTCTCTTGTGACAAGTACTGGAAGTGTGACAACGGTGTCGCTGAACTCAAGACTTGCGGCAACGGTCTCGCCTTCGATGCCACCGACTCCAAATACCTGACTGAGAACTGCGACTACCTCCACAACGTTGAGTGCGGCGAGAGGACACAGCTTG AGCCTCCAATCTCCACCCCTCACTGCCAGCGGCTGTACGGTATCTTCGCCGACGAAGCCAAGTGCGACGTCTTCTGGAACTGCTGGAACGGAGAAGCCTCCCGCTACCAGTGCAGCCCCGGACTTGCTTACGACAGGGAATCCCGCGTGTGCATGTGGGCTGACCAGGTCCCCGAGTGCAGAAACGAGG AAGTAGCGAACGGTTTCTCTTGCCCCGCCCCCGGTGAGGTGTCTAACGCTGGATCCTTCAGCCGTCACGCCCATCCCGAGGACTGCCGTAAATACTACATCTGTCTGGAGGGAGTCGCCCGCGAGTACGGATGCCCCATCGGTACCGTGTTCAAGATCGGTGATGCCGACGGCACCGGCAACTGCGAGGACCCCGAAGATGTTCCCGGATG CGAAGATTACTACGGCGACGTCGACCTCAAAGCGTTGAAGAAGTTGGGATTCTGA
- the LOC113494511 gene encoding protein obstructor-E-like isoform X1, whose product MNSRCLIVLAAALGVAVGQESFKCPDDFGFYPHHVSCDKYWKCDNGVAELKTCGNGLAFDATDSKYLTENCDYLHNVECGERTQLEPPISTPHCQRLYGIFADEAKCDVFWNCWNGEASRYQCSPGLAYDRESRVCMWADQVPECRNEEVANGFSCPAPGEVSNAGSFSRHAHPEDCRKYYICLEGVAREYGCPIGTVFKIGDADGTGNCEDPEDVPGCEDYYGDLDLKTIRKSELLAGLQQDGQTRATQPKQLKPRPQKEN is encoded by the exons ATGAATTCACGGTGTTTAATAGTGCTAGCAGCCGCCCTCGGCGTGG CGGTCGGACAGGAGTCCTTCAAATGTCCCGATGACTTCGGCTTCTACCCCCACCATGTCTCTTGTGACAAGTACTGGAAGTGTGACAACGGTGTCGCTGAACTCAAGACTTGCGGCAACGGTCTCGCCTTCGATGCCACCGACTCCAAATACCTGACTGAGAACTGCGACTACCTCCACAACGTTGAGTGCGGCGAGAGGACACAGCTTG AGCCTCCAATCTCCACCCCTCACTGCCAGCGGCTGTACGGTATCTTCGCCGACGAAGCCAAGTGCGACGTCTTCTGGAACTGCTGGAACGGAGAAGCCTCCCGCTACCAGTGCAGCCCCGGACTTGCTTACGACAGGGAATCCCGCGTGTGCATGTGGGCTGACCAGGTCCCCGAGTGCAGAAACGAGG AAGTAGCGAACGGTTTCTCTTGCCCCGCCCCCGGTGAGGTGTCTAACGCTGGATCCTTCAGCCGTCACGCCCATCCCGAGGACTGCCGTAAATACTACATCTGTCTGGAGGGAGTCGCCCGCGAGTACGGATGCCCCATCGGTACCGTGTTCAAGATCGGTGATGCCGACGGCACCGGCAACTGCGAGGACCCCGAAGATGTTCCCGGATG CGAGGACTACTACGGTGATCTGGATCTGAAGACGATCCGCAAGAGCGAGCTGTTGGCCGGCCTCCAGCAAGACGGCCAGACCCGCGCCACCCAGCCCAAGCAGCTCAAACCCCGCCCCCAAAAGGAGAACTAA